A DNA window from Coffea arabica cultivar ET-39 chromosome 6c, Coffea Arabica ET-39 HiFi, whole genome shotgun sequence contains the following coding sequences:
- the LOC113694347 gene encoding uncharacterized protein, protein HWPVTELSELLDSSSLEASSSSAQQFNVKVRFIEDPYMTPVIFQSSSAYVTINGNEESCGSSYSDSDSTVMASVDMGSFRVALRKLARELNVDETDSRGAWGSDAAAEEEEEEVIARGGGWRGGNDYLEGIFVKSPSGSSDLCETTPSDGDGENMWVKLLLGEEDLLGGAR, encoded by the coding sequence CATTGGCCTGTCACGGAGCTTTCGGAGCTCTTGGACTCCTCCTCCTTGGAGGCTTCGTCGTCGTCAGCGCAGCAGTTTAACGTTAAGGTGAGGTTCATCGAGGACCCGTACATGACGCCGGTGATTTTTCAGTCGTCGTCGGCCTACGTCACCATCAACGGCAACGAGGAGTCTTGCGGGTCGTCGTACTCGGACTCCGACTCAACGGTCATGGCGAGCGTCGACATGGGAAGCTTTCGGGTTGCGTTGAGGAAGCTGGCTAGGGAGCTGAACGTGGATGAGACCGATAGCCGTGGAGCGTGGGGCTCGGACGCCGCtgcggaggaggaggaggaggaggtaaTAGCCCGGGGTGGTGGGTGGAGGGGGGGAAATGATTATCTGGAGGGTATTTTTGTAAAATCGCCAAGCGGCAGCAGTGACTTGTGCGAGACGACTCCTTCTGACGGTGACGGTGAAAATATGTGGGTGAAACTTCTTCTGGGTGAGGAGGATTTGTTAGGTGGGGCACGGTAA